In the Streptomyces cinnamoneus genome, CCCAGGCCCAGCTCCAGCCGGCCGCCCGTCAGCTGGTCGGTGGTGGCCACCTCGCGGGCCAGCAGCGCGGGGTTCCAGAACCCGGCGTTGAGGACCAGCGTGCCCACCCTCGGCCGTTCGGTGGCCTCGGCGGCGGCGACCAGCGAGGGGAACGGGGCCGGCATGCCGAGGTGGTCGGGCACGAGGATCACGTCGTAGCCCATGGATTCGGCCTGGCGGCACTTCGCGCGCCACTCGGCGGCCGTGCAGCCGGTGAGCATGTTGACGGCGAACCGGAACGGACGGGACATGCGGAACCCCCTTGGTCGTCTGATGATCACAACGTATCGGAGGATGTCTCCGGTTACTGGGCGTCCGGGGCGTTCGTGAGTCAATTCACGTAGGAGGCCGGGCCTCCGGTTCGGCCGGACGCCGAGCGGTGCCCAGCACACAGGGCGAGGCCGGCGACGGGACGGCGGTGTCCGGCACGCGGAGCCGCCGGTAGGGGCCCAGTTCGAAGCCCGCCGCCGTGATCGCCCGCAGCGGGTCCCGGGCGGTGTGGCAGCCGCCGAAGACCACCGGCCACACCGTGCGGTCCAGGGACCGCTGCACGGTCGCCAGGGCCCGGCCCCGGGCGAGACCGTGCTCGAAGAAGCGCAGCTCGCCGCCCGGTCGCAGGACCCGCCGCAGCTCCGCGAGGGCGCGCCCCACGTCCCGGACGGAACACAGCACCAAGGACACCACCGCCGCGTCGAACGCCTCGCTCTTGACGGGCAGCGCCTCCGCCGCGCCCGGCACCACGTCCACCGGGACCCCGGCCCGCACCGCGGCGTCCACCGCCAGCCGCCGCAGCGTCCGTTCCGGCTCGATCGCCACCACCTCCGAGACGGTCCCCGGGTAGTGGGCGAAGTTCAGGCCGTTCCCGGCCCCGATCTCGATCACCCGTCCCGACAGCCCGGCCAGCAGCTCCTGCCGGTGCGCGCGGACCCCGGCGCGCTCGTCGACGACCGGGCTCCAACGGGCGTAGAGCCGGGCGAAAACCGGATGGTGCACGGCGTCGTGCGGCGTTCTGGTGCGGCGGAGCGGCATGGCACACAACCTCTTCCCGGGGGCCGGGGATACGACGGCTACCGCGATTCTTCCCACGGCACAGCCCGTACGCACCGCCCGGCGGGTCTTTGCCCGCCCGCCCCGCCCCGCCGCGACCGCGCCGCGCGGTCCGGTCAGGCGGGGGCGCTCCCCGGCGGCACGGCACCGGCCCACGTGCCGTCCAGCTCCGGAGCCAGCCAGCCCGCCGCCACCGCGCGGAAGTCCTCCGGCGGAAGCGTCGCCGCGCCCTCCGGCACCGCGCCCAGCAGCGGCGCCCCCGCCTCCCGGGGCAGATCGGTCAGGTTGCAGCGCATGGCGAGGTCCGGCTCGGCCGGCCAACTGCCGATCACCACGCCCGCGCAGCGCAGTCCGCGCGCCCGCAGCGCCTCCGCGGTCAGCGCGGTGGTGTTGAGCGTGCCCAGACCCGCCTGGACGACGACGAGCACCGGCGCGTCCAGCAGCCCGGCGACGTCCGCCAGCGTCGAGCCGGCC is a window encoding:
- the bioD gene encoding dethiobiotin synthase, whose translation is MSVMVVTGTGTEVGKTVVTAAVAAAALAAGRTVAVLKPAQTGVAPGEPGDVAEVRRLAGPVTGAELARFPEPLAPATAARRAGLAPVGPEEIRRAAAELAASHDLVLVEGAGGLLVRLDEAGSTLADVAGLLDAPVLVVVQAGLGTLNTTALTAEALRARGLRCAGVVIGSWPAEPDLAMRCNLTDLPREAGAPLLGAVPEGAATLPPEDFRAVAAGWLAPELDGTWAGAVPPGSAPA
- a CDS encoding class I SAM-dependent methyltransferase → MPLRRTRTPHDAVHHPVFARLYARWSPVVDERAGVRAHRQELLAGLSGRVIEIGAGNGLNFAHYPGTVSEVVAIEPERTLRRLAVDAAVRAGVPVDVVPGAAEALPVKSEAFDAAVVSLVLCSVRDVGRALAELRRVLRPGGELRFFEHGLARGRALATVQRSLDRTVWPVVFGGCHTARDPLRAITAAGFELGPYRRLRVPDTAVPSPASPCVLGTARRPAEPEARPPT